In a genomic window of Salegentibacter salegens:
- the tnpB gene encoding IS66 family insertion sequence element accessory protein TnpB (TnpB, as the term is used for proteins encoded by IS66 family insertion elements, is considered an accessory protein, since TnpC, encoded by a neighboring gene, is a DDE family transposase.) — protein MFSLSSSHRYYLYKGACDMRKGFHGLSGLVTGKMGKDPISGDVFIFINRRATHIKLLHWESGGFVIYYKRLEKGTFSLPKGLRSGGVSWGQLVMMIEGIKAEKLRHLSRYNPPKPLVFADKNVK, from the coding sequence ATGTTCAGTTTAAGTTCTTCCCACCGGTATTATCTCTATAAGGGAGCTTGTGATATGCGCAAAGGATTCCACGGCCTATCGGGATTGGTAACCGGTAAGATGGGAAAAGATCCTATTAGTGGAGATGTGTTTATTTTTATCAACCGCCGGGCCACCCACATCAAACTCCTGCACTGGGAATCCGGGGGTTTTGTCATTTATTATAAGCGCCTGGAAAAGGGTACGTTCTCCCTGCCCAAAGGCCTGCGATCAGGAGGTGTGAGTTGGGGCCAACTGGTGATGATGATTGAAGGGATTAAAGCAGAAAAACTGCGTCACCTTTCCAGGTACAACCCTCCCAAACCCCTTGTTTTTGCTGATAAAAATGTAAAATAA
- the tnpC gene encoding IS66 family transposase has product MEKALESFSKQQLLALIKEQSQEHSKAIASHKKELQKFQQELKQQEKDLKQADKELARGDEQLRKYLSKSGVLEEKVAYLESQLDMFRRMQFGQKRERFEDKDQLTLPFEPNTQELQNREEAFTEKITYQRKKKNTNHKGRQPLPDHLPVEEVKIYPQEDISGRKCIGQEVTDELDCEPARFFIRRYIRYKYAHKSGEGVVIGELPERVIDKGIAGAGLVTSILVDKFCDHLPLYRQLQRFKREKIPIAPSTINGWCAKGLDRIVPLFEELIADVKSQGYLQVDETTIKVQDEGKKGKTHLGYYWVYHSPIDGNVVFDYQPTRGQKAPVHMLKDFKGYLQTDGYVVYDEYAKKEGVTHLGCWAHARRYYEKSLDNDPQRAKHALRQIQCLYAIEREIKEAKLGPEDTKELRLKKALPVINELGKWMTQQLARTLPKSLIGKALAYSVSRWDALCAYLYDGNLRIDNNLIENKIRTIAIGRKNYLFAGSHQAAQRAAAIYSFFAICKKHEVNPYQWLKYTLENIMIIKYKDIKNLYPQNYKKLQLNK; this is encoded by the coding sequence ATGGAAAAAGCCCTTGAATCCTTCTCAAAACAACAATTGTTGGCCCTTATAAAAGAGCAGTCCCAAGAGCATTCCAAAGCGATCGCTTCCCATAAAAAAGAGCTTCAAAAATTTCAGCAAGAATTAAAGCAACAGGAGAAAGATTTAAAACAAGCAGACAAGGAACTTGCCCGGGGCGATGAGCAACTTCGTAAATATTTAAGCAAATCTGGGGTTCTTGAAGAAAAAGTAGCTTATCTGGAAAGCCAGCTGGATATGTTTCGAAGGATGCAGTTTGGTCAGAAACGCGAGCGTTTTGAGGATAAGGATCAGTTGACCCTGCCTTTTGAGCCCAATACCCAAGAACTTCAAAACCGGGAAGAAGCCTTTACTGAGAAGATTACCTACCAGCGCAAGAAGAAAAATACCAATCATAAAGGCCGCCAGCCATTACCAGACCATCTCCCGGTAGAAGAAGTGAAGATCTATCCCCAGGAGGATATCTCCGGAAGGAAATGTATCGGTCAGGAAGTTACCGATGAACTGGACTGCGAACCTGCACGGTTTTTTATCCGCAGGTATATTCGGTATAAATATGCCCACAAGTCTGGCGAAGGTGTGGTCATTGGGGAACTACCGGAGCGGGTGATCGATAAAGGTATTGCCGGGGCCGGACTTGTAACTTCCATATTGGTCGATAAATTCTGTGACCATTTACCACTTTACCGGCAGCTTCAGCGTTTTAAAAGGGAAAAGATACCCATTGCTCCTTCTACTATCAATGGCTGGTGTGCCAAAGGGCTCGACCGGATTGTTCCTCTCTTTGAAGAATTAATAGCAGATGTAAAATCCCAAGGCTACTTGCAAGTAGACGAGACGACAATAAAAGTCCAGGATGAGGGAAAAAAAGGAAAAACCCATCTGGGTTACTATTGGGTATACCATAGCCCGATCGATGGAAATGTAGTCTTTGACTACCAGCCTACCCGTGGGCAAAAGGCACCTGTCCATATGCTGAAAGACTTTAAAGGCTATCTTCAGACAGATGGTTATGTAGTGTATGATGAATATGCTAAAAAGGAAGGGGTAACCCATCTAGGATGCTGGGCTCATGCCAGACGTTATTATGAAAAATCCTTGGATAATGATCCGCAAAGGGCAAAACATGCCTTAAGGCAGATACAATGTTTATATGCCATTGAAAGAGAAATCAAAGAAGCTAAGCTGGGCCCTGAAGACACCAAGGAGCTTAGGCTGAAAAAGGCACTACCGGTGATCAATGAATTGGGGAAATGGATGACCCAGCAGCTTGCCCGCACCCTGCCCAAAAGTCTGATAGGAAAAGCCCTTGCCTATAGCGTCTCCAGGTGGGATGCGTTGTGTGCATACCTCTATGACGGCAATTTACGTATTGACAATAATTTAATAGAGAATAAAATCCGAACCATTGCAATCGGTAGAAAAAACTACCTATTTGCCGGGTCCCATCAGGCTGCGCAAAGAGCCGCAGCAATCTATTCCTTTTTTGCCATCTGCAAAAAACATGAGGTAAATCCTTACCAGTGGTTAAAATATACCTTAGAGAATATCATGATCATCAAGTATAAGGATATTAAGAATCTCTATCCCCAGAATTACAAAAAATTACAGCTGAATAAATAG
- a CDS encoding aromatic amino acid hydroxylase, with amino-acid sequence MLDKIESNAILDRLPAHLQQYIKPQNYDDYTPVNHAVWRYVMRKNVDYLSKVAHKSYLEGLKLTGISIDHIPNMYGMNRILKEIGWAAVAVDGFIPPAAFMEFQAFNVLVIASDIRQLEHIEYTPAPDIIHEGAGHAPIIANPEYAEYLRRFGEIGCKAISSARDYEMYEAIRHLSIIKEAEDAPQQEIEAAEKKVDKLQNETTELSEMAQIRNLHWWTVEYGLIGTLENPKIYGAGLLSSIGESAWCMTDKVKKIPYSIEACKQEFDITKPQPQLYVTPDFAHLSLVLEEFANKMALRKGGLKGIQKLIDSKNLGTIELSTGLQISGDFSKVIEHEGKPIYIKTSGKTALSHREKELVGHSVENHPDGFSSPIGSLKGINLAIEDMSPRDLSAYDIYEGEKIEFEFEGGIKVKGEIITGTRNLQGKIILISLKDCTVTYGDEILFKPEWGKYDMAIGKEVISAFAGPADNLSFDLITHKTSSTTIKSKNTPEREELNSLYASVRNIRGGKDATFSLDAALDLAKKHHQKDWLLSVEIYEMVVGKDEKLTKEVLNHLEDVKSKRPDISHLIDGGINLIDAQLVK; translated from the coding sequence ATGCTCGATAAAATTGAATCTAATGCGATTTTAGACCGCTTGCCGGCCCATCTTCAGCAATATATAAAACCACAGAATTACGACGATTATACGCCGGTTAATCACGCAGTTTGGCGGTATGTAATGCGCAAAAATGTAGATTACCTAAGTAAAGTTGCGCACAAATCTTACCTGGAAGGTTTAAAACTAACCGGGATTTCCATAGACCATATTCCCAATATGTACGGGATGAACCGTATTTTAAAGGAAATTGGCTGGGCTGCCGTTGCTGTAGACGGGTTTATCCCGCCAGCTGCTTTTATGGAATTCCAGGCTTTTAATGTTTTGGTAATTGCCAGTGATATTCGGCAACTGGAGCATATAGAATATACCCCGGCACCCGACATTATTCACGAAGGCGCGGGCCACGCTCCTATTATCGCCAATCCCGAATATGCAGAATATTTAAGACGTTTTGGTGAAATTGGATGTAAAGCGATTTCCAGTGCGAGAGATTATGAAATGTATGAAGCTATAAGGCATCTTTCTATCATTAAGGAAGCCGAAGACGCACCGCAGCAAGAAATTGAAGCGGCTGAAAAAAAGGTTGATAAACTTCAGAATGAAACAACTGAGCTTAGTGAAATGGCGCAGATTAGAAACCTACACTGGTGGACAGTTGAATACGGATTAATTGGTACGCTTGAAAATCCTAAAATCTACGGCGCAGGTTTGCTTTCTTCTATTGGTGAGAGCGCCTGGTGCATGACCGATAAGGTGAAAAAGATCCCTTATTCCATTGAAGCCTGCAAACAGGAGTTTGATATTACTAAACCTCAACCTCAACTTTATGTTACTCCAGATTTTGCGCATTTAAGTTTAGTTTTAGAAGAATTTGCCAATAAAATGGCCTTGAGAAAAGGTGGATTGAAAGGAATTCAAAAATTGATTGATTCTAAAAATCTTGGTACTATAGAATTAAGTACCGGGTTACAAATTTCAGGAGATTTTTCAAAAGTTATTGAGCACGAAGGAAAACCAATTTATATAAAAACTTCAGGAAAAACGGCGCTTTCGCACCGGGAAAAAGAACTGGTGGGTCACAGTGTAGAAAACCATCCAGACGGTTTTAGCTCACCAATTGGGTCTTTAAAAGGAATTAATCTCGCTATAGAAGATATGAGTCCGCGGGATCTTAGCGCTTATGATATTTACGAAGGTGAAAAGATTGAATTTGAATTTGAAGGCGGAATAAAAGTTAAAGGAGAAATTATTACCGGCACCAGAAACCTACAAGGTAAAATTATCCTGATAAGTCTTAAAGATTGTACTGTTACTTATGGCGATGAAATTCTATTTAAACCTGAATGGGGTAAATATGATATGGCGATAGGAAAGGAAGTTATTTCAGCATTTGCCGGCCCTGCCGATAATCTTTCGTTCGATCTTATTACCCACAAAACTTCCAGTACTACTATAAAAAGCAAAAACACACCGGAACGGGAAGAATTGAATTCCCTTTATGCTTCGGTTAGAAATATTAGAGGAGGAAAAGATGCAACATTTTCGTTAGATGCGGCCTTAGATCTGGCAAAAAAACATCACCAGAAAGATTGGTTGCTTTCTGTAGAAATCTATGAGATGGTGGTGGGTAAGGATGAAAAACTCACTAAAGAGGTTTTAAATCATTTAGAAGATGTAAAATCCAAAAGGCCAGATATTTCGCATTTAATTGATGGAGGAATAAATCTTATAGATGCGCAATTAGTTAAATAA
- a CDS encoding DUF4136 domain-containing protein — translation MKVLKITPVLLLLAVLVTSCSSVRVASDYDREVNFNQYQSYAFFKPGIDKAEISDLDKKRILRAIEDEMQRKGFTKSDNPDLLVSIFTKTNENINIYQNNMMGWGYGWGWHPWYWGSGFNTVNRTSDGTLYIDLIDAEGKELVWQGMGTAALASDVNKKQARINEIVQEILEKYPPQIED, via the coding sequence ATGAAAGTCTTAAAAATTACACCGGTTTTACTTCTGCTGGCTGTTTTGGTTACTTCCTGCAGTAGTGTGAGAGTTGCTTCAGATTACGATAGGGAAGTAAATTTTAATCAGTACCAAAGTTACGCGTTTTTTAAACCGGGGATAGATAAAGCCGAGATTTCCGATTTAGATAAGAAACGAATTCTTAGGGCCATAGAAGATGAAATGCAGCGTAAAGGTTTTACAAAATCTGATAATCCTGATCTTTTGGTAAGCATTTTTACTAAAACCAATGAAAATATAAACATCTACCAAAACAATATGATGGGCTGGGGATACGGTTGGGGATGGCATCCCTGGTATTGGGGCTCAGGCTTTAATACGGTAAACCGCACCAGCGATGGTACTCTTTATATAGATCTCATAGATGCTGAAGGTAAAGAATTGGTTTGGCAGGGAATGGGAACTGCTGCCCTCGCGAGCGATGTGAATAAAAAGCAAGCCAGAATTAACGAAATTGTTCAGGAAATACTGGAAAAGTATCCTCCACAAATAGAAGATTAA
- a CDS encoding urocanate hydratase: protein MDFKAKILQGIPSELPPKKEYDTSVNHAPKRKAILNAEEKQLALQNALRYFEEKHHQELLPEFKEELEKYGRIYMYRLKPDYDIYARNIEAYPGNSTQAKGIMLMIQNNLDPKVAQHPDELITYGGNGAVFQNWAQYLLTLQYLAEMENDQTLVMYSGHPMGLFPSHENAPRVVVTNGMMIPNYSKPDDWEKFNALGVTQYGQMTAGSYMYIGPQGIVHGTTITVLNAGRKISKSGEGLEGKLFVTSGLGGMSGAQPKAGNIAGCITVCAEVNPKATQTRHSQGWVDEVISDLEKLAKRVKEAKANKEVVSIAFQGNIVEVWEYFDKKNIYIDLGSDQTSLHNPWAGGYYPVGLSLEEANKMMAEEPGKFKEKVQESLKRQTAAINKHTAKGTYFFDYGNAFLLEASRAGADIFAENGKDFKYPSYVQDIMGPMCFDYGFGPFRWVCASGKEEDLDKTDKIATQVLEELKKNSPEEIQQQMADNIQWIKGARENKLVVGSKARILYADAEGRMKIAKAFNDAIGNGEIGTVILGRDHHDVSGTDSPYRETSNIYDGSQFTADMAIQNVIGDSFRGATWVSIHNGGGVGWGEVVNGGFGMILEGDKASEERLKSMLFWDVNNGIARRSWARNKEAVFAAKRAMQMEPKLKVTIPNLVDPALFDTNI from the coding sequence ATGGACTTTAAAGCGAAAATATTACAGGGAATTCCAAGCGAACTTCCTCCCAAAAAAGAATACGATACCTCGGTAAACCACGCGCCTAAACGCAAGGCTATTTTAAATGCCGAAGAGAAGCAACTAGCTCTTCAAAATGCCTTGCGTTATTTTGAAGAAAAACATCACCAGGAATTGCTACCTGAATTCAAGGAGGAATTAGAGAAATACGGGAGAATCTATATGTATCGCCTGAAACCGGACTATGATATATATGCCCGAAATATTGAAGCATACCCCGGAAATAGCACGCAGGCAAAAGGAATTATGTTAATGATTCAAAACAACCTGGATCCCAAAGTAGCGCAACATCCCGACGAATTGATCACTTACGGTGGCAACGGTGCGGTTTTTCAAAATTGGGCGCAATACCTGCTCACTTTGCAATATTTAGCCGAAATGGAAAACGACCAGACTTTGGTAATGTATTCCGGTCATCCTATGGGCTTGTTCCCCTCTCACGAAAATGCACCGCGAGTAGTTGTAACCAACGGAATGATGATCCCAAACTATTCGAAACCCGATGACTGGGAGAAATTTAATGCGCTAGGTGTAACTCAATACGGCCAAATGACGGCCGGAAGTTATATGTACATCGGTCCCCAGGGAATTGTTCACGGTACGACGATTACAGTCTTAAATGCTGGTAGAAAAATTTCAAAATCGGGAGAAGGCCTGGAAGGGAAATTATTTGTGACTTCCGGTCTTGGCGGAATGAGCGGCGCACAACCCAAAGCCGGAAATATCGCCGGCTGTATCACTGTTTGTGCTGAAGTGAATCCAAAAGCAACACAAACCCGTCATAGCCAGGGCTGGGTAGACGAAGTGATCTCTGATTTAGAGAAACTTGCCAAAAGAGTGAAGGAAGCCAAAGCCAACAAGGAAGTAGTTTCTATCGCTTTTCAAGGAAATATCGTAGAAGTTTGGGAATATTTTGACAAAAAAAATATTTATATTGATTTGGGTAGTGACCAGACTTCCTTACATAATCCCTGGGCCGGAGGTTATTATCCGGTAGGATTAAGCCTGGAAGAAGCCAATAAAATGATGGCCGAGGAACCAGGGAAATTCAAAGAAAAAGTACAGGAAAGTTTAAAAAGACAAACCGCGGCAATTAATAAACATACCGCTAAAGGCACCTATTTCTTCGATTACGGAAATGCTTTCTTATTAGAAGCTTCACGGGCTGGAGCCGATATTTTTGCTGAAAATGGTAAAGATTTTAAATACCCGAGTTACGTTCAGGATATTATGGGGCCAATGTGTTTTGATTACGGTTTTGGACCTTTCCGGTGGGTTTGTGCATCAGGAAAAGAAGAAGATCTCGATAAAACCGATAAAATAGCGACCCAGGTTTTAGAAGAACTTAAAAAGAATTCTCCGGAAGAAATTCAGCAGCAAATGGCTGATAATATCCAGTGGATAAAAGGTGCAAGGGAAAACAAACTGGTAGTGGGATCTAAAGCCAGGATCCTCTATGCCGATGCCGAAGGCCGAATGAAAATTGCTAAAGCTTTTAATGATGCCATTGGAAATGGGGAAATAGGAACGGTTATTTTAGGTCGTGATCATCACGATGTTTCCGGCACAGATTCTCCCTATCGTGAAACCTCAAATATCTACGATGGATCCCAGTTCACAGCCGATATGGCTATACAAAATGTAATTGGAGATAGCTTTAGAGGCGCTACCTGGGTGAGCATCCATAATGGCGGCGGAGTTGGCTGGGGCGAGGTTGTAAATGGCGGATTTGGTATGATTCTTGAAGGAGATAAAGCATCGGAAGAGCGCTTAAAATCTATGCTTTTCTGGGATGTTAACAATGGAATTGCCCGCCGAAGCTGGGCCCGGAATAAAGAAGCAGTCTTCGCTGCAAAAAGGGCTATGCAAATGGAACCAAAGCTAAAAGTAACGATCCCAAACCTGGTAGACCCAGCTCTTTTCGACACTAACATTTAA
- a CDS encoding copper resistance protein NlpE, producing MKIIIILFSILFLISCKNEEKTAKPISFGSSSENKKAPSKDLYSAQDSLDWAGVYEGVLPCENCDGIETSIRLKKNLDYVLSQHYLGRAEAEENNLNETGKLEWNKQGNTIGLGERQKLYFKVSENYLLQIFKDESKVMGDSAMKYRLTKINDL from the coding sequence GTGAAAATCATAATAATTCTCTTTTCAATTCTTTTTCTTATTTCCTGCAAAAATGAAGAGAAAACTGCAAAACCAATTTCTTTTGGAAGTTCGAGTGAAAATAAGAAAGCACCTTCAAAAGATTTATATAGTGCTCAAGATTCCCTGGATTGGGCAGGTGTGTATGAAGGTGTTTTGCCTTGTGAAAATTGTGATGGAATTGAAACCAGTATTCGGTTAAAGAAAAATTTAGATTATGTGCTATCCCAACATTACCTGGGAAGAGCCGAAGCTGAAGAAAACAATCTTAACGAAACAGGGAAATTAGAGTGGAATAAGCAGGGGAATACCATTGGGTTGGGAGAGCGACAAAAACTCTATTTTAAAGTTAGCGAAAATTACCTGCTACAGATTTTTAAGGACGAATCTAAAGTAATGGGAGATTCTGCGATGAAATACAGACTAACAAAAATTAATGATCTATGA
- a CDS encoding DUF5522 domain-containing protein, whose translation MSFFKKRIPLEEGDYYITPEGYRCFTEKYHLKRGYCCESGCRHCPYGFDKKTGKQS comes from the coding sequence ATGAGTTTTTTCAAAAAAAGAATTCCGTTAGAAGAAGGCGATTATTACATCACGCCCGAAGGTTATCGTTGTTTTACCGAAAAATATCACCTAAAACGCGGCTATTGCTGTGAGAGCGGTTGTCGGCATTGCCCATACGGTTTTGATAAAAAAACCGGGAAACAATCATAG
- a CDS encoding 1-aminocyclopropane-1-carboxylate deaminase/D-cysteine desulfhydrase, which translates to MSKSPNIFTELHSENQFVTEFSNGISLYLKREDLLHPEVSGNKFRKLKYNIARALEQKQKTLLTFGGAFSNHIAATAAAGELFGLKTIGIIRGEELGRNLQNTLAQNPTLKYANSCGMQFKFVSRADYREKETKAFEQRLKDEFGEFYLVPEGGTNELAVKGCQEILTENDRQFDFIAASVGTGGTLAGLINASGINQEILGFPALKGDFLSKEIEKYSFKENWTLKLDYHFGGYAKVNSELINFINNFKKKYKIQLDPIYTGKLVFGIFDLIKAGYFPSGSKILAIHTGGLQGIQGMNTFLKKKKLPLITF; encoded by the coding sequence ATGTCCAAATCTCCAAATATTTTTACTGAATTACATTCTGAAAATCAGTTTGTTACTGAGTTTTCTAATGGAATTTCGCTATATCTAAAACGGGAAGATTTACTGCATCCGGAAGTTTCAGGGAATAAATTCAGGAAATTAAAATATAATATTGCCAGGGCGCTTGAACAAAAGCAAAAAACGCTTCTCACTTTTGGAGGAGCTTTTTCCAATCATATCGCCGCAACGGCAGCAGCTGGGGAACTATTCGGGTTAAAAACAATAGGGATTATACGGGGAGAGGAATTAGGCAGGAATCTTCAAAATACTTTAGCGCAAAATCCCACCCTTAAGTATGCTAATTCCTGTGGAATGCAATTTAAATTTGTTTCAAGAGCAGATTATAGAGAAAAGGAAACCAAAGCGTTTGAGCAGCGATTAAAAGACGAATTCGGTGAATTTTATCTTGTTCCGGAAGGGGGAACTAATGAGTTGGCGGTTAAAGGTTGCCAGGAAATTTTGACAGAAAATGATAGACAATTCGACTTTATTGCGGCTTCTGTAGGTACCGGTGGCACCCTTGCGGGTTTGATAAATGCTTCAGGTATAAATCAAGAAATTTTGGGTTTTCCGGCTTTAAAAGGCGATTTTCTTTCCAAAGAAATTGAAAAATACAGTTTTAAGGAAAATTGGACGTTAAAACTGGATTATCATTTTGGTGGTTATGCTAAGGTAAATTCAGAATTGATAAATTTTATTAATAATTTCAAAAAAAAATATAAAATTCAATTAGATCCGATATATACAGGAAAGTTAGTTTTTGGTATTTTTGACCTTATAAAAGCCGGATATTTCCCTTCCGGAAGTAAAATTCTGGCCATTCACACTGGAGGTTTACAAGGAATTCAGGGAATGAATACGTTTTTAAAAAAGAAAAAATTGCCCCTAATCACTTTTTAA
- a CDS encoding glucosaminidase domain-containing protein gives MRINRFFVLIFLAAFAVSCGSKKKVVTTKKDSNKENVFTESSGREIEGVKPLDGEPILPPVNPRLYTVEDYIRDFAAVAMEEMRLYDIPASITLAQGILESGGGKGDLTLRANNHFGIKCHDWKGARAYHDDDARGECFRKYKDARYSYRDHSLFLTERKRYSELFDLDKDDYKGWARGLRKAGYATDRRYPDKLISLIERYRLYQFDGTVLNRPSPSYTYTPESPESVTYRVKKGDTLYGIAKQHNTTVEELQRFNNLRDTNISVGQMLVIISSE, from the coding sequence ATGAGAATTAACCGGTTTTTTGTTTTGATTTTTCTCGCTGCATTTGCAGTTTCCTGCGGAAGCAAGAAAAAAGTAGTCACCACTAAAAAAGATTCCAACAAGGAAAATGTTTTTACTGAATCTTCAGGTAGAGAAATAGAAGGAGTAAAACCTTTAGATGGCGAACCAATACTCCCACCGGTGAATCCGCGGTTGTACACTGTAGAAGATTATATTAGGGATTTTGCAGCGGTAGCTATGGAAGAAATGAGACTTTACGATATTCCGGCGAGTATTACCCTAGCCCAGGGAATTTTAGAATCTGGCGGAGGCAAAGGAGATCTCACTTTGCGTGCTAATAATCATTTTGGAATTAAATGTCACGACTGGAAAGGCGCTAGAGCTTACCACGACGACGATGCCCGTGGTGAATGTTTTAGAAAATATAAAGATGCCCGTTATTCCTACCGCGATCATTCACTTTTTTTAACCGAAAGAAAGCGTTATTCTGAACTTTTTGATTTAGATAAAGATGACTATAAAGGATGGGCAAGAGGTTTAAGAAAAGCTGGTTATGCTACCGATAGACGTTATCCTGATAAATTAATTAGTTTGATAGAGCGCTACAGGCTCTATCAATTTGATGGGACAGTTTTAAACCGGCCTTCGCCAAGTTACACCTATACACCAGAATCACCCGAATCTGTTACTTACAGGGTTAAGAAAGGCGATACTTTATACGGGATTGCAAAACAACATAATACCACTGTAGAAGAATTACAACGATTTAATAATTTAAGAGACACTAATATTTCCGTAGGGCAAATGTTGGTAATTATCTCTTCAGAATAA
- the hemL gene encoding glutamate-1-semialdehyde 2,1-aminomutase, which produces MIYKRSSELFASAQKVIPGGVNSPVRAFKAVGGDPIFIKRAEGAYLYDEDGNKLIDYINSWGPLILGHAHKPVIDAVIDIAKKGTSFGTPTEIETKIAELAVKMVPNIDKIRMVNSGTEATMSAVRLARGFTGKEKIIKFAGCYHGHSDSFLIQAGSGAVTFGTPNSPGVTQGTAKDTLLAKYNDLQNVKSLIEANKDEIACIIIEPVPGNMGCIPPNKGFLEGLRELCDQYDILLVFDEVMSGFRLAAGGVQERMGVNADIACFGKVIGGGLPVGAFAARNEIMDYLAPVGPVYQAGTLSGNPLAMAAGLAMLTELDGKREIFESIDKKTAYLHEGMEKVLTQNNIDFTINRIGSMISVHFGKEPVTDFASAATSANLGTFNKFFHGMLENGIYIAPSAYETWFISDALSYDDLDTTIEAVNKVAKTL; this is translated from the coding sequence ATGATCTATAAAAGAAGTAGCGAATTGTTCGCTTCGGCACAAAAAGTAATTCCCGGCGGAGTGAACTCACCGGTAAGAGCATTTAAAGCAGTGGGCGGAGATCCCATTTTTATAAAAAGAGCCGAAGGAGCCTATTTGTATGATGAAGACGGAAACAAATTAATAGACTATATAAATTCGTGGGGACCGTTAATCTTAGGTCACGCCCACAAACCGGTAATAGATGCGGTTATAGATATTGCCAAAAAAGGAACTTCTTTTGGTACTCCTACCGAAATTGAAACCAAAATCGCGGAATTGGCGGTAAAAATGGTTCCTAATATCGATAAGATAAGAATGGTAAATTCGGGGACCGAAGCGACTATGAGTGCGGTTAGACTTGCTCGCGGTTTTACCGGAAAAGAAAAGATCATCAAATTTGCCGGTTGTTATCACGGGCATAGCGATTCTTTTCTCATCCAGGCCGGTAGCGGTGCGGTTACTTTTGGAACGCCAAATAGCCCGGGAGTTACACAGGGGACTGCAAAAGATACACTGCTTGCAAAATATAACGATCTTCAAAATGTAAAATCTTTAATTGAAGCCAATAAAGATGAAATTGCCTGTATTATTATAGAACCCGTACCCGGAAATATGGGCTGTATTCCTCCAAATAAAGGTTTTCTTGAAGGTTTGCGAGAACTTTGTGATCAGTACGATATTTTATTGGTTTTTGATGAAGTAATGAGCGGCTTTAGGCTAGCTGCAGGAGGCGTCCAGGAGCGAATGGGAGTAAACGCCGATATCGCCTGCTTCGGAAAAGTTATTGGTGGTGGTTTGCCGGTTGGAGCTTTTGCTGCCCGAAATGAAATTATGGATTACCTGGCACCGGTTGGGCCGGTTTATCAGGCCGGAACGCTAAGTGGGAATCCGCTGGCGATGGCGGCAGGATTAGCTATGCTTACTGAACTGGATGGCAAAAGAGAGATTTTTGAAAGCATAGATAAAAAGACTGCATACCTTCACGAAGGAATGGAAAAAGTGCTGACTCAAAACAATATCGATTTTACCATAAACCGTATAGGTTCTATGATTTCGGTACATTTTGGGAAAGAACCCGTAACCGATTTTGCTTCGGCTGCAACATCTGCAAACCTTGGTACTTTCAATAAATTCTTCCACGGAATGCTGGAAAACGGAATTTATATAGCACCAAGCGCCTATGAAACCTGGTTTATAAGTGATGCACTTTCGTATGACGATTTAGACACTACGATTGAAGCAGTAAATAAAGTGGCTAAAACACTGTAA